The following coding sequences lie in one Pseudomonas monsensis genomic window:
- a CDS encoding HlyD family efflux transporter periplasmic adaptor subunit, translated as MTLAVVMLAIVLGWFAWEHYTRAPWTRDARVRADVVTLSADVSGRIVSLAVQDNQHVDKGQLLMEIDPARYRLAVEHARRSVEVAKATLGQSQATIVASEALLKQRQSEERRRRMLKQGFAISGEEWEKSSTDVAVAQADLLRNQANLGLAQANVQLAIAAQTQAELDLQRTRVESPVSGYVTNLLTRQGDYAVAGGALLALVDSDSFYVSGYFEETKLPRIGEGDRVRIQLMSGETFGGTVQSIAFAIADRENAPGSRLLANINPSYTWVKLAQRVPVRIDIDGDYAGKNRLRAGTTATVTVLENPKPQANH; from the coding sequence ATGACCTTGGCGGTCGTCATGCTGGCGATTGTGCTCGGCTGGTTTGCCTGGGAGCATTACACCCGTGCGCCGTGGACCCGGGACGCCCGGGTGAGGGCGGATGTGGTGACCTTGTCGGCGGATGTATCGGGGCGCATCGTCAGTCTGGCAGTGCAGGACAACCAGCATGTCGACAAAGGCCAGTTGCTGATGGAAATCGACCCCGCGCGTTATCGCCTGGCAGTCGAGCATGCGCGGCGCTCCGTTGAAGTGGCGAAGGCAACGCTGGGGCAATCCCAGGCCACGATCGTCGCCAGTGAAGCGCTGCTCAAGCAGCGCCAGAGCGAAGAACGTCGGCGGCGTATGCTGAAACAGGGGTTTGCGATTTCTGGTGAGGAGTGGGAGAAATCCAGCACTGATGTGGCGGTGGCGCAGGCCGACCTGTTGCGTAACCAGGCCAACCTCGGGCTGGCGCAAGCCAATGTGCAGTTGGCGATTGCTGCACAGACCCAGGCGGAGCTGGACTTGCAGCGCACTCGCGTCGAGTCTCCGGTCAGCGGCTATGTCACCAATCTGCTGACCCGACAAGGCGACTACGCGGTGGCCGGCGGAGCGCTGTTGGCCCTGGTTGACAGCGATAGCTTCTATGTCAGCGGTTACTTCGAAGAAACCAAGCTGCCGCGTATCGGCGAGGGTGACCGGGTGCGTATTCAGTTGATGAGCGGAGAAACCTTCGGTGGCACGGTGCAAAGCATCGCCTTCGCCATTGCCGACCGGGAGAACGCCCCGGGCAGTCGGCTGCTGGCCAACATCAACCCGAGTTACACCTGGGTGAAACTGGCGCAACGAGTACCGGTACGGATCGACATTGACGGCGACTATGCCGGCAAGAACCGGCTTCGCGCGGGCACTACGGCCACCGTTACCGTCCTGGAAAACCCAAAGCCTCAAGCAAACCACTGA
- a CDS encoding DUF1656 domain-containing protein, which translates to MPIDFEIGGVYLPPIAQALLLAIPVFMVLDWGLRRLGVLRLVWHEALFEGALYACVCATLILLMGA; encoded by the coding sequence TTGCCCATTGATTTCGAAATTGGCGGCGTTTACCTGCCGCCCATTGCCCAGGCCCTGTTGCTGGCCATTCCGGTCTTCATGGTGCTGGACTGGGGCCTGCGACGGCTGGGGGTCTTGCGACTGGTCTGGCATGAGGCGCTGTTCGAAGGCGCTTTGTATGCCTGCGTCTGTGCCACGCTGATTCTGTTGATGGGAGCCTGA
- a CDS encoding efflux RND transporter permease subunit: MNFSQFFISRPIFAAVLSLLILIAGAISLFQLPISEYPEVVPPTVVVRANFPGANPKVIGETVAAPLEQAITGVENMLYMSSQSTADGKITLTITFALGTDLDNAQVQVQNRVTRTEPKLPEEVTRIGITVDKASPDLTMVVHLTSPDKRYDMLYLSNYAILNIKDELARLGGVGDVQLFGMGDYSLRVWLDPNKTASRNLTATDVVTAIREQNRQVAAGQLGAPPAPNAQSFQLSVNTQGRLVSEEEFENIIIRAGDNGEITRLKDIARVELGSSQYALRSLLNNQPAVAIPIFQRPGSNAIDISNEVRGKMEELKKGFPQGMDYSIVYDPTIFVRGSIEAVVHTLFEALILVVLVVILFLQTWRASIIPLVAVPVSLIGTFAVMHLFGFSLNALSLFGLVLAIGIVVDDAIVVVENVERNIELGLTPVEATKRAMREVTGPIIATALVLCAVFVPAAFISGLTGQFYKQFALTIAISTVISAFNSLTLSPALAAVLLKSHDAPKDRFSKVLDKIFGGWLFRPFNRFFDRASHGYVGTVRRVIRGSGIALLLYAGLMVLTFFGFSSTPTGFVPGQDKQYLVAFAQLPDAASLDRTEDVIKRMSDLALKQPGVESAVAFPGLSINGFTNSPNAGIVFVTLKPFDERKDPSMSAGAIAGALNGQYANIQEAYMAIFPPPPVQGLGTIGGFRLQIEDRGNLGYDELYKETMNIITKSHSVPELAGLFTSYTVNVPQVDAAIDREKAKTHGVAVSDIFDTLQIYLGSLYANDFNRFGRTYQVNVQAEQQFRLESDQIGQLKVRNNKGEMIPLATFIKVSDTSGPDRVMHYNGFITAEINGAAAPGYSSGQAEKAIEKLLKDELPNGMTYEWTDLTYQQILSGNTALFVFPLCVLLAFLVLAAQYESWSLPLAVILIVPMTLLSAITGVIISGGDNNIFTQIGLIVLVGLACKNAILIVEFAKDKQLEGLDPLAAVLEACRLRLRPILMTSFAFIMGVVPLVFSSGAGAEMRHAMGVAVFSGMLGVTFFGLLLTPVFYVLIRNFVERGEARKAAKAMKLEAQQ; this comes from the coding sequence ATGAATTTTTCCCAATTCTTCATTTCACGGCCGATCTTCGCAGCGGTGCTGTCGCTGCTGATCCTGATCGCCGGTGCGATCTCGCTGTTCCAGCTACCGATCAGCGAATACCCGGAAGTCGTGCCGCCAACCGTGGTGGTACGTGCCAACTTCCCGGGCGCCAACCCTAAAGTCATCGGTGAAACCGTGGCCGCTCCGCTTGAGCAGGCCATCACCGGCGTCGAGAACATGCTGTATATGTCCTCGCAGTCGACCGCCGACGGCAAAATCACCCTGACCATCACCTTCGCCCTGGGCACTGACCTGGACAACGCGCAGGTTCAGGTACAAAACCGGGTGACCCGGACCGAGCCGAAGCTTCCAGAAGAAGTGACGCGCATCGGTATCACCGTCGACAAGGCATCGCCCGACCTGACCATGGTTGTGCACTTGACCTCCCCGGACAAGCGCTACGACATGCTCTACCTGTCCAACTACGCGATCCTCAACATCAAGGATGAGCTCGCTCGCCTGGGTGGTGTCGGTGACGTGCAACTGTTCGGCATGGGCGACTACTCGCTGCGCGTCTGGCTCGATCCGAACAAGACTGCTTCGCGCAATCTGACTGCGACCGATGTGGTCACAGCGATCCGTGAGCAGAACCGCCAGGTCGCGGCCGGTCAATTGGGTGCGCCCCCTGCCCCGAATGCCCAAAGCTTCCAGCTGTCGGTCAACACTCAGGGCCGTCTGGTCTCCGAGGAAGAGTTCGAGAACATCATCATTCGCGCAGGCGACAATGGTGAAATCACCCGCCTCAAGGACATCGCTCGCGTTGAACTGGGCTCCAGCCAATACGCCCTGCGTTCGTTGCTGAACAACCAGCCGGCGGTCGCAATCCCGATCTTCCAGCGCCCTGGCTCCAACGCCATCGACATCTCGAACGAAGTTCGCGGCAAGATGGAAGAGCTGAAGAAAGGCTTCCCGCAAGGCATGGACTACAGCATCGTCTATGACCCGACGATCTTCGTGCGCGGCTCGATCGAGGCGGTGGTTCACACCCTCTTCGAAGCACTGATCCTCGTGGTACTGGTGGTGATCCTGTTCCTGCAGACCTGGCGCGCCTCGATCATTCCACTGGTGGCGGTGCCGGTATCGTTGATCGGTACGTTTGCGGTCATGCACCTGTTCGGTTTCTCGCTCAACGCGCTGTCACTGTTCGGCCTGGTACTGGCGATCGGTATCGTGGTGGACGACGCCATCGTGGTGGTGGAAAACGTCGAGCGGAACATCGAACTCGGACTGACACCCGTCGAGGCCACCAAACGCGCCATGCGTGAAGTGACCGGCCCGATCATCGCGACGGCGCTGGTGCTGTGTGCGGTGTTTGTGCCGGCAGCATTCATCTCCGGTCTCACCGGGCAGTTCTATAAGCAGTTCGCGCTGACCATTGCCATCTCGACCGTGATCTCGGCGTTCAACTCGCTGACCCTGTCGCCGGCACTGGCCGCTGTGTTGCTGAAAAGCCATGACGCACCGAAAGACCGCTTCTCCAAGGTGCTCGACAAGATCTTCGGTGGCTGGCTGTTCCGTCCGTTCAACCGTTTCTTCGACCGTGCCAGCCATGGCTACGTCGGCACCGTGCGCCGGGTTATCCGTGGCAGCGGCATCGCCCTGCTGCTGTACGCTGGCCTGATGGTGCTGACCTTCTTCGGTTTCTCCAGCACGCCGACCGGTTTCGTACCCGGCCAGGACAAGCAATACCTGGTGGCCTTCGCGCAACTGCCGGACGCCGCGAGCCTGGATCGCACCGAAGACGTGATCAAGCGCATGTCCGACCTGGCCCTGAAACAACCAGGCGTGGAAAGTGCCGTAGCGTTCCCCGGCCTGTCGATCAACGGCTTCACCAACAGCCCGAATGCCGGCATCGTCTTCGTGACCCTGAAACCGTTCGACGAACGTAAAGACCCGAGCATGTCCGCCGGCGCCATCGCCGGCGCCCTGAACGGTCAATATGCGAACATTCAAGAAGCGTACATGGCGATCTTCCCGCCTCCGCCGGTACAAGGTCTGGGCACCATTGGTGGTTTCCGCCTGCAAATCGAAGACCGGGGCAACCTGGGCTACGACGAGCTGTACAAAGAAACCATGAACATCATCACCAAGAGCCACAGCGTGCCGGAACTGGCCGGCCTGTTCACCAGTTACACCGTGAACGTGCCGCAGGTCGATGCCGCCATCGACCGCGAGAAAGCCAAGACCCACGGCGTGGCCGTCAGCGACATCTTCGACACCCTGCAGATCTACCTGGGTTCGCTGTATGCCAACGACTTCAACCGCTTCGGGCGCACCTATCAGGTCAACGTTCAGGCCGAGCAACAGTTCCGCCTCGAATCCGACCAGATCGGCCAGCTGAAAGTGCGTAACAACAAGGGCGAAATGATCCCGCTGGCGACCTTCATCAAGGTCAGCGACACCTCGGGCCCGGATCGCGTGATGCACTACAACGGCTTCATCACCGCTGAAATCAACGGTGCGGCAGCCCCCGGCTACAGCTCTGGCCAGGCCGAAAAAGCCATCGAGAAACTGCTCAAGGATGAACTTCCGAACGGCATGACCTACGAGTGGACCGACCTGACCTACCAGCAGATTCTGTCCGGCAACACCGCGCTGTTCGTGTTCCCGCTCTGCGTACTGCTGGCGTTCCTGGTGCTCGCCGCACAATACGAAAGCTGGAGCCTGCCACTGGCGGTGATCCTGATCGTACCGATGACCCTGCTGTCGGCCATCACCGGCGTGATCATCTCCGGCGGCGACAACAACATCTTCACTCAGATCGGCTTGATCGTACTGGTGGGACTTGCCTGTAAGAACGCGATTCTGATCGTCGAGTTCGCCAAGGATAAACAGCTGGAAGGTCTCGACCCGCTGGCTGCGGTTCTGGAAGCCTGCCGTCTGCGTCTGCGGCCGATCCTGATGACCTCCTTCGCGTTCATCATGGGTGTGGTGCCACTGGTGTTCTCCAGCGGTGCCGGTGCCGAGATGCGTCATGCCATGGGTGTGGCGGTGTTCTCCGGGATGCTCGGGGTGACCTTCTTCGGTCTGTTGCTGACGCCAGTGTTCTACGTACTGATCCGTAACTTCGTCGAACGCGGCGAAGCCCGCAAAGCGGCCAAGGCCATGAAACTGGAGGCGCAACAATGA
- a CDS encoding efflux transporter outer membrane subunit, translating to MSLKAFLPSLLVLALSACAVGPDYKTPATEAANITAVTDGAAGQKNFDRSKFEGIWWQQFDDPTLNQLVTQSLQGNRQLRVAFARWKAARAIRDDVSNDAMPTITSRASSDLAKGQIPGQTTKRVNSERYDLGLDMAWELDLFGRIQRNLEASDADQQAAEADLYQLQVTMIAELVDAYGQLRGAQLREKIAVANLENQQESRKITVSLRDAGVGDQLDVERADARLASVEASVPQLQAEQVRQKNRIATLLGERPDKLTVDLSPKELPAIAKALPIGDPGELLQRRPDILSAERKLASATARIGVAKADLFPRVSLSGFLGWTAGRGSQIGSSAANAWALGPSITWAAFDLGSVRARLRGADADAEGALATYEQQVLLALEESENAFSDYGKRQQRLISLIRQSESSRKAADLAEIRYREGTTDFLVLLDAQRERLNAEDSQAQAEVDLYRGIVAIYKALGGGWQPETVASK from the coding sequence ATGAGTCTGAAAGCCTTCCTGCCGAGTCTGCTGGTGCTGGCCCTCAGTGCCTGCGCCGTCGGCCCCGACTACAAGACCCCAGCCACGGAGGCGGCCAACATCACGGCCGTCACCGATGGCGCCGCCGGGCAAAAGAACTTCGACCGTTCGAAATTCGAAGGCATCTGGTGGCAGCAATTCGACGATCCGACCCTCAACCAGTTGGTGACTCAATCGCTGCAAGGCAACCGTCAACTGCGCGTGGCGTTCGCTCGCTGGAAAGCCGCTCGGGCGATTCGCGACGACGTCAGCAACGATGCGATGCCGACCATCACCAGCCGCGCCAGCAGTGATCTGGCCAAGGGGCAAATCCCCGGCCAGACCACTAAACGGGTCAACAGTGAACGCTACGACCTGGGCCTGGACATGGCCTGGGAACTGGACCTGTTCGGACGCATCCAGCGCAACCTGGAGGCCAGCGACGCTGACCAGCAAGCGGCTGAAGCCGATCTGTATCAGCTGCAAGTCACCATGATTGCCGAACTGGTGGACGCTTACGGTCAACTGCGCGGTGCGCAACTGCGCGAAAAGATCGCCGTGGCCAACCTGGAAAACCAGCAAGAGTCGCGCAAGATCACCGTCAGCCTGCGTGACGCCGGTGTGGGCGATCAACTCGACGTCGAACGTGCCGATGCGCGTCTGGCCTCGGTCGAAGCCAGCGTGCCGCAATTGCAGGCCGAACAGGTTCGACAGAAGAACCGTATCGCCACCCTGCTGGGTGAGCGCCCGGACAAACTGACCGTCGACCTGAGCCCGAAAGAGCTGCCTGCCATTGCCAAGGCGCTGCCGATCGGTGACCCGGGTGAGCTGCTGCAACGGCGTCCGGACATCCTCAGTGCCGAACGCAAACTGGCCTCGGCGACTGCCCGAATTGGCGTGGCAAAAGCGGACTTGTTCCCACGGGTCAGCCTCAGCGGTTTCCTCGGCTGGACGGCCGGGCGCGGTTCGCAAATTGGCTCCTCGGCGGCCAACGCCTGGGCGCTCGGCCCGAGCATCACCTGGGCGGCGTTCGACCTTGGCAGCGTGCGTGCCCGTTTGCGCGGCGCCGATGCCGATGCCGAAGGCGCGCTGGCGACCTACGAGCAGCAAGTGCTGCTGGCCCTGGAAGAGTCGGAAAACGCTTTCAGCGATTACGGCAAACGTCAGCAACGCCTGATTTCGCTGATCCGCCAGAGTGAATCGAGCCGCAAGGCAGCCGATCTGGCCGAGATTCGTTACCGCGAAGGCACCACGGACTTCCTCGTCCTGCTCGATGCACAGCGTGAGCGTCTGAACGCCGAAGACAGCCAGGCCCAGGCCGAAGTCGATCTGTATCGCGGCATCGTCGCGATCTACAAGGCCCTCGGTGGCGGCTGGCAACCGGAGACGGTAGCCAGCAAGTAA
- a CDS encoding dipeptidase, protein MNFPFKQLAATTLMLAGLAAFTAPAQANITPQQSAEILKAYSAETTTDFRQFLTSLAKSDLARTAAIGPAIGAFLDNKTLTAEQQNEIYRLLGLYARVKYSAAATETLRELVEIPTYRKDGVAQHDNPEFIKIGEKIKSLAESFHLNFRNIDNRVYEISLNGAGDEVVGIHAHADVVPVTPENWVLKDGTRLDPFKITLIGDRMYGRGTEDDKNGIVVTLYAMKVIKDEKLPLARNFKLLVDTTEETTGDAIPYYFERNPTPNYNLALDGGYPVVIAEKGYGTVMAEFAKRKGEGKGGEIISMTGGLATNQIPSASVATIVSDKPAALAASLQKAGTEFAKRNGGNFQVNAKVDGNNVLLTVTGVSAHSSEPESGVNPVARMLVFINSLDGKVAFKHNHITDAARYAADNWGLDYLGNTLGVGFSDSFMGPLTTSLTYVAMDDNAFKLAVNLRVPKGKSPEKLKAEIADKLAAWSKKNHVAVAFDYSIAEPMYRNPEGEWVKALLAVSTENLGMKHEFGTSAGATSVHELPNGVQFGLARPEVKYTGHTDGEFKTVDQFQLDLQIVTEMMGRIGQLPKL, encoded by the coding sequence ATGAATTTCCCTTTCAAACAACTGGCTGCCACCACCTTGATGCTGGCCGGGCTTGCGGCTTTCACTGCTCCAGCCCAAGCCAACATTACTCCGCAGCAAAGTGCTGAAATCCTCAAGGCCTACAGCGCCGAAACGACTACAGATTTCCGCCAGTTCCTGACCAGCCTGGCCAAGAGCGATCTGGCCAGGACTGCCGCCATTGGCCCGGCCATTGGCGCCTTTCTGGATAACAAAACGCTGACGGCTGAGCAGCAGAACGAAATCTATCGCCTGCTCGGCCTCTATGCCCGCGTGAAATACAGCGCAGCCGCCACCGAGACGCTGCGTGAGCTGGTGGAGATCCCGACCTATCGCAAGGACGGCGTTGCCCAGCACGACAACCCGGAATTCATCAAGATCGGCGAGAAGATCAAGAGCCTGGCAGAGTCCTTCCATCTGAATTTCCGCAACATCGACAACCGCGTGTATGAGATCTCGCTCAACGGCGCTGGCGATGAAGTCGTCGGCATTCACGCGCATGCCGACGTGGTGCCGGTAACGCCGGAAAACTGGGTGCTCAAGGATGGCACCCGCCTCGATCCGTTCAAGATCACGCTGATCGGCGACCGCATGTATGGTCGCGGCACCGAGGATGACAAGAACGGTATCGTGGTCACGCTCTACGCGATGAAAGTCATCAAGGACGAAAAACTGCCACTGGCCCGCAACTTCAAGTTGCTGGTGGACACCACCGAAGAAACCACCGGCGACGCGATCCCGTACTATTTCGAGCGCAACCCGACGCCCAACTACAACCTGGCGCTGGATGGCGGATACCCGGTGGTGATTGCCGAGAAAGGCTACGGCACGGTGATGGCCGAATTTGCCAAGCGCAAAGGTGAAGGCAAAGGTGGGGAAATCATCTCGATGACCGGCGGTCTGGCGACTAACCAGATCCCTTCCGCATCCGTCGCCACGATTGTCAGCGATAAACCGGCCGCACTGGCCGCCAGCCTGCAAAAGGCCGGTACCGAGTTTGCCAAACGCAATGGCGGCAATTTCCAGGTGAACGCCAAGGTTGACGGCAACAATGTCTTGCTGACGGTGACCGGGGTGTCGGCCCACTCCTCCGAGCCGGAATCCGGGGTCAATCCGGTGGCGCGGATGCTGGTCTTCATCAATAGCCTTGATGGCAAAGTCGCGTTCAAGCACAACCACATCACCGATGCCGCGCGGTACGCCGCCGACAACTGGGGCCTGGATTACCTCGGCAACACACTGGGCGTCGGTTTCTCCGATTCCTTCATGGGGCCGCTGACCACTTCGCTGACTTACGTCGCAATGGACGACAACGCCTTCAAACTCGCGGTCAACCTGCGCGTTCCGAAGGGCAAATCGCCGGAGAAGCTCAAGGCTGAAATCGCCGACAAACTGGCAGCGTGGAGCAAGAAGAATCACGTTGCCGTCGCCTTCGACTATTCGATTGCCGAACCGATGTATCGCAACCCTGAGGGCGAATGGGTCAAGGCGCTGCTGGCGGTCTCGACGGAAAACCTCGGTATGAAACACGAGTTCGGCACGTCCGCTGGGGCGACGTCGGTGCATGAGTTGCCAAATGGCGTGCAATTCGGTCTGGCGCGCCCGGAGGTCAAGTACACCGGCCACACCGACGGTGAATTCAAGACCGTCGATCAATTCCAGCTCGATCTGCAGATCGTCACGGAAATGATGGGCCGGATCGGCCAGTTACCGAAGCTTTAA
- the mexE gene encoding multidrug efflux RND transporter periplasmic adaptor subunit MexE, with protein sequence MEQSLKHLRFPLALLAVLVMSACGKTPETAATMPAAKVSVAKVLEQPVNEWDEFTGRLEAPETVEIRPRVSGQIDDVAFTEGALVKKGDLLFQIDPRPFQAEVRRLEALVAQARANATRSENEAGRGERLRASNAISAELADSRTSAAQEARAAVGALQAQLDLAKLNLSFTRVTAPISGRVSRAEITAGNLVTADTTALTSVVSTDKVYAYFDADERVFLKYTQLARNGQRGATTPVYMGLSNEDGNPHLGQMNFVDNQVNPKTGTIRGRAVFDNSDGTYTPGLYARLKLVGSGTYNAMLINDEAVGTDLGKKFVLVMDADNKTAYRAVELGPKIEGLRIVRTGLNKDDTIIVKGLQRVRPGSPVTPEVIPMASEQTIAALAQQRQALEASNLPKVAPAKGASGSVVKLAATTPRG encoded by the coding sequence ATGGAACAGTCACTCAAACATTTGCGCTTCCCGTTGGCCCTGTTGGCCGTGCTGGTGATGAGCGCTTGCGGCAAGACTCCGGAGACTGCCGCCACCATGCCCGCAGCGAAAGTCAGCGTGGCCAAGGTGCTGGAACAACCGGTCAACGAGTGGGACGAATTCACCGGGCGCCTCGAGGCGCCGGAAACCGTTGAAATCCGTCCACGGGTCTCCGGCCAGATCGACGACGTCGCCTTCACCGAAGGTGCGCTGGTCAAGAAAGGCGATTTGCTGTTCCAGATCGACCCACGTCCGTTCCAGGCCGAGGTCCGCCGCCTCGAAGCCCTGGTCGCCCAGGCCCGCGCCAACGCCACCCGCAGTGAAAACGAAGCCGGCCGCGGTGAACGCCTGCGTGCCAGCAACGCCATCTCTGCCGAACTGGCCGACTCGCGCACCAGCGCTGCGCAAGAGGCCCGCGCCGCCGTCGGCGCCCTGCAAGCGCAACTGGACCTGGCCAAACTGAACCTGAGTTTTACCCGCGTGACCGCGCCAATCAGTGGCCGCGTCAGCCGTGCCGAGATCACCGCCGGCAACCTGGTGACCGCCGACACCACAGCGCTGACCAGCGTCGTGTCCACCGACAAGGTCTACGCCTACTTCGACGCCGACGAGCGCGTGTTCCTCAAATACACCCAGTTAGCCCGTAACGGTCAACGCGGCGCCACTACCCCGGTGTACATGGGCTTGTCCAATGAAGACGGCAACCCGCACCTCGGCCAGATGAACTTCGTCGACAACCAGGTCAACCCGAAAACCGGCACCATCCGTGGTCGTGCGGTGTTCGACAACAGCGACGGCACCTACACCCCGGGCCTGTACGCACGCTTGAAACTGGTCGGCAGCGGCACCTACAACGCCATGCTGATCAATGACGAAGCGGTCGGTACTGACCTGGGCAAGAAGTTCGTGCTGGTGATGGATGCGGACAACAAGACCGCCTACCGCGCTGTTGAACTGGGTCCGAAGATCGAAGGCCTGCGCATCGTCCGTACTGGCCTGAACAAGGACGACACGATCATCGTCAAGGGTCTGCAGCGAGTACGTCCGGGTTCTCCGGTCACCCCTGAAGTAATCCCGATGGCCAGCGAGCAAACCATTGCCGCCCTGGCTCAACAACGTCAAGCGCTGGAAGCCAGCAACCTGCCCAAAGTCGCCCCTGCCAAAGGCGCGTCCGGTTCGGTTGTGAAGCTGGCTGCTACGACCCCACGCGGTTAA
- a CDS encoding FUSC family protein, translating into MQALFTYFKAVIHPSQAVLLFALRTIAAGLLTLYLAFLFDLDQPKWSIMAVVIVSQPLAGMALARSFGQVIGTTLGAAVAVLIMAIFPQAPLPFIATLALWLALCTAGGTLLRYTSSQAFVLSGYTAVVVALLAIPDQDGTFLLAVTRVTETLLAVACVCVVSLLTARPEAVAKGYFAKVDQVIKLAASHAAALLRTEESDAEFQRRQMQLLGEISALEGLRRHLYFDAPRLRSANNLVLLLGNQLMLLTSRLTALRHQRELLTERWEGELPLEVQRLRGEELALFDQLAEQGRSLPAERRHAFVTLQQQFEALAYEAEQLTEDMSATLRSLAWALRWEQARLLQQLEQILELSDAIQDGREASCLHRGQASPLHLDFTLATMNAVRAFTALLVAGLIWIETAWDGARGGMILVGILCSLMATFPRPLMAAQSYARGLGLALLVSALYQFMLVPAISDFELLALLLAPLLYVIAVGLSSPATAGIGMGLGLSSFLMLGPQNVGTGQNTAIQWFEFAGAYVSAAMLALLVYAWIFPFRPAWRLRRLYNEAREQVYQLTKVPPTDAEQFAFESRMVDRLTSMLGLLPAVNDRDMQQRYEISLACIALGVAMHQLRQQAQNNGLLSDAFNQRLSSALRHTGRFVAGRPDVRQAPLTELHALGDELDDLHIASHEHLWSVFRMRVALLIVVSFLKRHGDQLQRTVPEGEPALAH; encoded by the coding sequence ATGCAAGCGCTGTTCACTTACTTCAAAGCGGTCATTCACCCCAGCCAGGCAGTTCTGCTGTTCGCGTTGCGCACCATCGCCGCCGGCCTGCTGACGCTTTACCTGGCGTTTCTGTTTGATCTGGACCAACCGAAGTGGTCGATCATGGCGGTAGTGATCGTCAGTCAGCCCCTGGCTGGAATGGCGCTGGCGCGCAGCTTTGGCCAAGTGATCGGGACAACGCTGGGCGCTGCGGTGGCGGTGCTGATCATGGCGATTTTTCCGCAGGCGCCATTGCCGTTCATTGCCACGCTGGCGCTTTGGCTGGCGCTGTGCACGGCGGGCGGTACGCTGTTGCGTTACACCAGCTCTCAGGCGTTTGTACTCAGTGGCTACACCGCTGTGGTGGTGGCATTGCTGGCGATTCCGGATCAGGACGGCACCTTTTTGCTGGCCGTCACACGTGTCACCGAAACCCTGCTGGCTGTGGCGTGTGTGTGCGTGGTGAGTTTGTTGACCGCGCGGCCGGAGGCGGTGGCCAAGGGGTATTTTGCCAAAGTCGATCAGGTCATCAAGCTCGCTGCCAGCCACGCCGCTGCCTTGTTGCGTACCGAAGAAAGCGACGCCGAGTTCCAGCGCCGACAAATGCAGTTGCTTGGTGAAATCAGCGCCCTCGAGGGCTTGCGTCGGCACCTGTATTTCGACGCGCCACGGTTGCGCAGTGCCAACAATCTGGTGCTGCTGTTGGGCAATCAGCTGATGTTGCTGACATCCCGGTTGACCGCGTTGCGCCATCAGCGAGAACTGCTGACCGAGCGCTGGGAGGGTGAGTTGCCGCTTGAGGTCCAGCGCCTGCGTGGTGAAGAACTGGCGCTGTTCGATCAGTTGGCGGAGCAGGGCCGATCGCTGCCCGCTGAACGGCGGCATGCCTTCGTGACGCTACAGCAACAGTTCGAAGCGCTGGCCTACGAGGCGGAACAACTCACCGAAGACATGAGCGCGACCCTGCGTTCCCTGGCATGGGCCTTGCGCTGGGAACAGGCGCGGCTGTTGCAGCAACTGGAGCAGATACTTGAGTTGAGCGATGCGATTCAGGACGGGCGCGAGGCCAGTTGCCTTCATCGCGGTCAGGCCAGCCCGCTACATCTGGATTTCACCCTGGCGACGATGAACGCTGTCCGCGCCTTTACCGCGTTGCTGGTCGCCGGGCTGATCTGGATCGAAACCGCCTGGGATGGTGCGCGGGGCGGAATGATTCTGGTGGGCATCCTGTGCTCGCTGATGGCCACGTTTCCTCGCCCGCTGATGGCGGCGCAAAGCTATGCCCGTGGCCTGGGCCTGGCGCTGCTGGTTTCCGCGCTCTATCAATTCATGCTGGTACCGGCGATCAGTGATTTCGAACTGTTGGCGTTGTTGCTGGCACCGCTGCTGTATGTAATCGCGGTCGGCCTCTCGAGCCCGGCGACGGCGGGGATCGGCATGGGGCTGGGGCTGTCGAGTTTTCTGATGCTTGGCCCGCAGAATGTCGGCACCGGGCAGAATACGGCGATTCAATGGTTCGAATTCGCGGGCGCCTATGTCAGCGCGGCCATGCTTGCGCTGCTCGTCTACGCGTGGATTTTTCCGTTCCGTCCGGCCTGGCGTCTTCGCCGTTTGTACAACGAAGCACGTGAGCAGGTGTACCAGTTGACGAAAGTGCCCCCCACGGATGCGGAGCAGTTTGCTTTCGAAAGTCGCATGGTCGACCGTTTGACCAGCATGCTGGGCCTGTTGCCGGCCGTGAACGACCGTGACATGCAGCAACGGTATGAAATCAGCTTGGCGTGCATCGCGCTGGGAGTGGCGATGCATCAGCTGCGCCAGCAAGCGCAGAACAATGGGTTGCTGTCCGATGCCTTCAATCAGCGCCTGTCCTCGGCGTTGCGCCATACCGGGCGCTTTGTTGCCGGTCGCCCGGATGTCCGGCAAGCGCCGCTCACCGAATTGCATGCGCTGGGCGATGAGCTGGATGATCTGCACATTGCCAGTCATGAACACCTGTGGTCGGTGTTTCGCATGCGCGTGGCCCTGTTGATTGTTGTGTCATTCCTCAAGCGCCACGGCGATCAGCTGCAGCGCACCGTCCCGGAAGGAGAGCCGGCCCTTGCCCATTGA